From a region of the Triticum aestivum cultivar Chinese Spring chromosome 7D, IWGSC CS RefSeq v2.1, whole genome shotgun sequence genome:
- the LOC123171034 gene encoding flavonoid O-methyltransferase-like protein Os11g0303600, translated as MAAQTEKMAVPTDAELLKAQADLWRHTLCYLTPMALRCAVELGIPTAIHGLGGTASPTDLIAALSLPPSKLSFLGRLLYQLATAGVFDTTDAGTTYRLNPISYLLVDGVHIDGDACQTAIVRVASSRYYVEAAFGLADWFRKDFDGPVPSPFEDLHGATIFDDSMALLDPEMDKLVHEAKASHNHMGIGLVLRQCHDLFQGLESLTDLCGGDGTTARAIVRAYPQIKCTVLDLPKVIDKAPTEGVVKYVAGDIFHVVPPAQAVLLKSVLHLWSDEDCIKILAQCKKAIPPRGAGGKVIVIDIVLSSASGLMLETHHLVDMLKLVMTRGRQRDEKDWSDIFMKAGFSEYKISKKVGARAVIEVYP; from the exons ATGGCAGCTCAGACCGAGAAGATGGCCGTCCCCACCGACGCTGAGCTGCTCAAGGCGCAGGCCGACCTATGGCGCCACACCCTGTGCTACCTCACGCCCATGGCGCTCCGGTGCGCGGTCGAGCTAGGCATCCCCACGGCCATCCACGGCCTCGGCGGCACCGCGTCGCCCACCGACCTGATCGCCGCGCTGTCCCTGCCCCCGTCCAAGCTGTCGTTCCTCGGCCGCCTTCTGTATCAGCTGGCCACGGCGGGCGTCTTCGACACCACGGACGCGGGGACGACGTACCGCCTCAACCCGATATCGTACCTCCTGGTGGACGGCGTCCACATCGATGGCGACGCCTGCCAGACGGCCATCGTGCGTGTGGCCTCCTCGCGGTACTACGTGGAGGCGGCATTCGGGCTGGCGGACTGGTTCAGGAAGGACTTTGACGGGCCGGTGCCTTCACCGTTCGAGGACTTGCACGGCGCGACCATCTTCGACGACAGCATGGCGCTCCTCGACCCGGAGATGGATAAACTGGTCCACGAGGCCAAGGCTTCCCATAACCATATGGGGATCGGTCTTGTGCTCCGGCAGTGCCATGACCTGTTCCAGGGACTTGAATCTCTGACTGACTTGTGTGGTGGTGACGGCACGACGGCGAGGGCCATCGTCAGGGCCTATCCGCAGATCAAGTGCACTGTGCTGGACCTGCCAAAGGTCATCGACAAAGCTCCGACTGAAGGTGTGGTTAAGTATGTTGCTGGTGACATCTTCCACGTCGTCCCACCTGCTCAAGCTGTGTTGCTCAAG TCTGTCCTGCACTTGTGGAGCGACGAGGATTGCATCAAGATCTTGGCACAATGCAAGAAGGCCATTCCTCCCCGAGGCGCAGGAGGAAAAGTCATTGTGATAGATATTGTCCTTAGCTCGGCTTCGGGGCTGATGCTGGAAACCCATCACCTGGTGGATATGTTGAAGCTGGTGATGACGAGAGGCCGGCAGCGGGATGAAAAGGACTGGAGCGACATCTTCATGAAAGCAGGTTTTAGCGAATATAAGATTTCCAAGAAAGTTGGAGCTCGAGCTGTCATTGAGGTCTACCCGTAA